In Methylomonas sp. ZR1, one DNA window encodes the following:
- a CDS encoding nitrate reductase: MNTIKTTCPYCGVGCGIEATIEDHATHRVSIKGDSKHPANFGRLCSKGATLGDTVSLENRLLYPSIQGKQVDWASALDHVAERFNTIIAQHGPEAVAFYVSGQLLTEDYYVANKLMKGFIGTANIDTNSRLCMSSAVVGYKRAFGADTVPCNYEDLELAELILLMGSNAAWCHPIAFQRIRKAKENNPNLKIVVIDPRSTASCDIADLHLPVKPGMDALLFNGILAYLAQNGRIDQTYIDRHTEGFDAALQEAVKTAGSIEQVAAGCGLPSEAVATLFDWFAGTEKTVTVYSQGINQSSSGSDKCNAIINCHLATGRIGKPGMGPFSFTGQPNAMGGREVGGLANTLAAHMDLENPEHVDRVGRFWGSDKVADKQGLKAVAMFDAIAAGQIKAVWIMATNPVVSMPDADKVKRALQQCELVVVSDCIANTDTAELAHVLLPATGWSEKDGTVTNLERRISRQRPLFPASGEAKHDWWIISQVAQRMGFSDAFNYQSSADIFREHAALSAFENDDEHQLRDFNLSAFVHLDGQGYDALQPVQWPVTHQQSAGAARMFTDGQYYTSNRKARFIPITPRPPVNAPDNDYPFTLNTGRLRDQWHTMTRTSLAAKLNAHRPEPFVEINPADAERLGLSARSLAQIQSRWGSMLARVDLNPGQQIGSLFVPMHWTEQLSSHGRMGAVVNPVVDPYSGQPESKQTPATIHAWPSRWYATILSRRPLQIGGAEYQVSVRGDRYFRYELASTEPGKDWRAWSRALLADTRHIDDDNCWLEYSDQQAGYYRTAYLPDRELQACLCVGPDCELPEPGWLGSLFAKNELSRAERLSLLSGLPPKGEADIGRIVCSCFNVGEKTIRHAVQTQQLQSVADISACLSAGSGCGSCVAELKEFLPKPS; encoded by the coding sequence ATGAACACCATCAAAACCACTTGTCCTTATTGCGGCGTCGGCTGCGGCATCGAAGCCACGATAGAAGACCACGCGACACACCGGGTCAGCATCAAAGGCGACAGTAAGCACCCAGCCAATTTCGGCAGACTTTGCTCCAAAGGCGCGACGCTGGGCGATACCGTGTCGCTGGAAAACCGCCTGCTTTATCCCAGCATTCAAGGGAAACAAGTCGATTGGGCGTCAGCTTTAGATCATGTCGCAGAACGCTTTAACACCATTATTGCGCAGCACGGCCCCGAAGCGGTGGCGTTTTATGTCTCAGGCCAATTGCTGACCGAGGATTACTACGTCGCCAACAAATTGATGAAAGGCTTCATCGGCACCGCCAATATCGATACCAACTCCCGTTTGTGCATGTCTTCGGCGGTAGTGGGCTACAAACGCGCGTTTGGCGCCGATACCGTGCCTTGCAATTACGAAGACCTGGAACTGGCCGAGTTGATTTTACTGATGGGCTCCAATGCCGCCTGGTGCCACCCGATTGCCTTTCAACGCATTCGCAAGGCTAAGGAAAACAACCCAAATTTAAAGATTGTGGTGATCGATCCGCGCAGCACGGCCAGTTGCGACATCGCCGATTTGCATCTGCCCGTTAAACCGGGCATGGATGCGCTATTGTTCAACGGCATTTTGGCTTATTTAGCGCAAAACGGCCGGATCGATCAGACTTATATCGATAGACATACCGAAGGTTTCGACGCCGCATTGCAAGAAGCTGTGAAAACCGCCGGCAGTATCGAGCAGGTCGCCGCAGGCTGTGGCTTGCCTAGCGAAGCAGTCGCCACACTGTTCGACTGGTTTGCCGGCACCGAGAAAACCGTCACGGTTTATTCGCAGGGCATCAACCAGTCCAGCTCCGGTTCGGATAAATGCAATGCCATCATCAACTGCCACCTCGCCACTGGCCGCATCGGCAAGCCAGGCATGGGGCCGTTTTCCTTCACTGGTCAACCTAACGCGATGGGCGGCCGCGAAGTGGGCGGCTTGGCAAACACCTTGGCTGCGCATATGGACCTGGAAAACCCGGAACACGTCGATAGAGTCGGCCGCTTTTGGGGCAGTGACAAAGTCGCCGACAAACAAGGTTTGAAGGCCGTAGCGATGTTCGACGCCATTGCCGCTGGTCAAATCAAGGCCGTATGGATTATGGCGACCAATCCGGTGGTGTCGATGCCGGACGCCGACAAAGTGAAACGTGCCTTGCAACAATGCGAATTGGTGGTGGTATCCGATTGCATCGCCAACACCGATACCGCCGAGTTGGCTCATGTGCTGCTGCCGGCCACCGGCTGGAGCGAGAAAGACGGCACCGTCACCAATCTGGAGCGGCGCATCTCTCGGCAACGGCCCTTGTTTCCGGCCTCCGGCGAAGCCAAACACGACTGGTGGATCATCAGCCAAGTCGCTCAGCGCATGGGGTTTAGCGATGCGTTTAATTACCAATCCAGCGCCGACATTTTTCGTGAACACGCCGCGCTGTCGGCCTTCGAAAACGATGACGAGCATCAGTTACGCGATTTTAATTTATCGGCCTTTGTCCACTTGGACGGGCAAGGTTATGACGCGCTGCAACCGGTGCAATGGCCGGTCACCCACCAGCAAAGCGCAGGCGCAGCCAGAATGTTTACTGACGGCCAGTACTACACAAGCAATCGTAAAGCCCGCTTCATCCCGATTACCCCGCGTCCGCCTGTTAACGCGCCGGATAACGATTATCCGTTTACGCTGAATACCGGCCGCCTGCGCGACCAATGGCACACGATGACCCGCACCAGTCTGGCCGCCAAATTAAACGCGCACCGCCCGGAACCTTTCGTCGAGATAAACCCCGCCGACGCTGAACGCCTCGGCTTAAGCGCGCGCAGTCTGGCGCAGATCCAAAGCCGGTGGGGCAGTATGCTGGCCCGCGTCGATCTCAATCCGGGGCAACAAATCGGCAGTCTGTTCGTACCTATGCACTGGACCGAACAACTCAGCAGCCACGGCCGCATGGGCGCCGTGGTCAATCCGGTGGTCGATCCCTATTCCGGGCAACCGGAAAGCAAGCAAACACCGGCCACAATCCATGCCTGGCCGTCACGTTGGTATGCCACTATTTTGTCGCGCCGTCCCTTACAAATTGGCGGGGCCGAGTATCAAGTCAGTGTGCGCGGCGACCGCTATTTTCGTTACGAGTTAGCGTCTACCGAACCCGGCAAGGACTGGCGGGCCTGGAGCCGCGCGCTGCTCGCTGACACAAGACATATTGATGATGATAACTGCTGGCTGGAATACAGCGACCAACAAGCCGGCTATTACCGTACCGCTTATTTACCGGATCGCGAATTACAAGCCTGTTTGTGCGTCGGACCGGATTGCGAGCTGCCCGAGCCTGGCTGGCTGGGCAGTTTATTCGCTAAAAATGAGTTGAGCCGAGCCGAGCGCCTGAGCTTGCTGAGCGGACTGCCGCCAAAAGGTGAAGCCGATATTGGCCGAATCGTCTGTTCGTGTTTCAATGTGGGCGAAAAAACCATCCGACACGCGGTGCAAACCCAGCAACTGCAAAGCGTCGCCGACATCAGCGCCTGTTTGAGCGCCGGTAGCGGTTGCGGTTCCTGCGTCGCGGAGTTGAAGGAGTTTTTACCCAAACCCAGTTAA
- a CDS encoding NAD(P)/FAD-dependent oxidoreductase: MKLKLVVIGNGMAGMRTVDELIQTVPDRYDITVFGAEPHGNYNRIMLTPVLFGAKSVADIMIHDFDWYLKNRVTLYCGPDKAVVDVDRERRCVIAHDGTCAFYDKLLIATGSLPLMLDIPGRDVEGVLGFRDIADVETMIKKSASKRHAVILGGGLLGLEAANGLLQRGMQVSVINRAGHLLNRQLDGKAAAFLQRQLADKGIQFHLGTTIQRIDSQDGHISAVTLSNGSVLPADMLIMSTGIKPNISLAKRIGLACQHGIVVDDGMQTSDPAIFSVGECVQYRGELFGLVAPVYEQAKVCAQQLAGKVDSQFKTLSSATMLKVTGIDLFSVGDFEGDSECQILQLIDHGLGIYKKIVLRGDVVVGVILYGDTSDSAWYLNLVKESTPIAAIRDRLMFGRIPLARAA; the protein is encoded by the coding sequence ATGAAACTCAAATTGGTAGTGATAGGCAATGGCATGGCCGGCATGCGCACCGTTGACGAATTGATTCAAACCGTACCGGATCGCTACGACATTACCGTGTTCGGCGCCGAGCCGCACGGCAACTACAATCGCATCATGCTGACACCTGTGTTGTTCGGCGCCAAAAGCGTTGCCGACATCATGATTCACGATTTCGATTGGTATCTAAAAAACCGCGTGACCTTGTATTGCGGACCGGACAAAGCGGTTGTCGATGTTGATCGCGAACGCCGCTGTGTCATCGCCCACGACGGCACCTGCGCGTTTTACGACAAACTGTTGATCGCCACCGGTTCCTTGCCGCTGATGCTGGACATACCGGGCCGCGACGTCGAAGGCGTATTGGGCTTTAGAGACATCGCCGACGTGGAAACCATGATCAAAAAATCCGCCAGCAAACGACATGCGGTCATTCTGGGCGGTGGTTTACTGGGTCTGGAAGCCGCCAACGGCTTATTGCAACGCGGTATGCAAGTCAGCGTCATCAACCGTGCCGGCCATTTGTTGAACCGGCAATTGGATGGTAAAGCTGCGGCGTTTTTACAACGGCAATTGGCGGATAAAGGCATTCAGTTTCATCTGGGTACCACCATCCAACGCATAGACAGTCAGGACGGGCATATCAGCGCGGTGACTTTGAGTAACGGCAGCGTATTACCGGCCGACATGCTGATTATGTCCACCGGCATTAAGCCCAATATCAGTCTGGCTAAACGCATCGGTCTGGCGTGTCAGCACGGCATCGTAGTCGACGACGGCATGCAGACTAGCGACCCGGCGATATTCTCGGTCGGCGAATGCGTGCAGTATCGGGGCGAACTGTTCGGTTTGGTCGCGCCGGTCTACGAACAGGCCAAAGTCTGCGCGCAACAACTGGCGGGTAAAGTCGACAGCCAATTTAAAACCTTATCGTCCGCGACGATGTTGAAAGTCACCGGCATCGATTTATTCTCGGTGGGCGATTTCGAAGGCGACAGCGAATGCCAGATTTTGCAGTTGATTGACCACGGCCTGGGCATCTATAAAAAAATTGTCCTGCGCGGCGACGTCGTCGTCGGCGTTATTTTGTACGGCGACACCAGCGACAGTGCCTGGTATCTGAATTTGGTTAAAGAAAGCACACCGATTGCCGCGATCCGCGACCGCTTGATGTTCGGCAGAATCCCGCTCGCGCGCGCGGCTTAA
- a CDS encoding alginate export family protein produces the protein MPQTLKRPTGTLPATLLSLTFFSLPAAADITKEVEDALNFYHYGSNGAVKMDLNYRWENVDKDNSVRKPANMGGQPVETANANTVRLRLGFLTPVFHDFQGYAEYEGLYAAQADYDRGGTTSNRDRNYAVIADPARNELNQFWISYKGIADTLIKVGRQRIKLDDDRFIGNVGWRQMEMTYDSILITHNNQTLFGLTANVGYIDHIQNIFGETHSINAPFLNLNYKINDWGNLIGYGYWLDYRERANYANSSQTYGLRFDGKSPQFFDTVNAIYTAEWSKQSDYGDNPNHYQADRFNLMAGASAYNLTVSGAVEQLNGYGAGKSFQTPLGTNHAFQGWADLFLTTPANGIRDVFATASYKAMNDSLIITGVYHDFKDDTGKIEYGKEWDFQALKKFGKHYSLLAKYANFNSDNPAFPDTQVIWMQGNVSF, from the coding sequence ATGCCGCAAACACTCAAACGTCCAACCGGCACGTTACCGGCGACACTATTATCACTCACCTTCTTCAGCCTACCGGCCGCCGCCGACATTACCAAAGAGGTGGAAGACGCCTTGAATTTCTACCATTACGGCAGCAACGGCGCGGTAAAAATGGATTTGAATTACCGCTGGGAGAATGTCGATAAAGACAACTCTGTTCGTAAACCCGCCAATATGGGCGGCCAGCCGGTGGAAACCGCCAACGCCAATACGGTGCGCCTGCGGCTGGGTTTCCTGACGCCGGTTTTTCACGATTTCCAAGGTTACGCGGAATACGAAGGCCTCTACGCGGCTCAAGCCGACTACGACCGCGGCGGTACTACCTCGAACCGTGACCGCAACTATGCCGTCATTGCCGATCCGGCCCGTAACGAGCTGAATCAATTCTGGATCAGCTACAAAGGCATCGCCGACACCCTGATCAAAGTCGGCCGGCAACGCATCAAATTGGACGACGACCGCTTCATCGGTAACGTCGGCTGGCGGCAGATGGAGATGACCTATGACTCGATTCTGATCACCCACAATAATCAGACCTTGTTCGGGCTGACAGCAAACGTCGGCTATATAGACCACATCCAAAACATATTCGGCGAAACGCATTCGATAAACGCGCCGTTTTTAAACCTGAATTACAAGATTAATGACTGGGGCAACCTGATCGGTTACGGATACTGGCTGGATTACCGCGAACGCGCTAACTACGCTAACTCCTCACAAACCTACGGCTTGCGCTTCGATGGCAAATCGCCGCAGTTTTTTGACACTGTCAATGCCATCTACACGGCCGAATGGAGCAAACAATCGGACTACGGCGACAACCCCAACCACTATCAGGCCGACCGCTTCAATCTGATGGCGGGGGCCAGTGCTTACAATCTGACCGTGTCAGGTGCCGTGGAGCAGCTAAATGGCTACGGAGCCGGCAAATCTTTCCAAACCCCGCTGGGCACCAATCACGCTTTCCAGGGGTGGGCGGATTTATTTTTGACTACACCGGCTAATGGTATCCGCGACGTCTTCGCCACCGCCAGCTACAAAGCGATGAACGACAGCTTGATCATTACCGGCGTCTATCACGACTTTAAAGACGATACCGGCAAAATTGAATACGGTAAGGAATGGGATTTTCAGGCCCTGAAAAAGTTTGGCAAACATTACTCGCTGTTAGCCAAGTACGCGAACTTTAACAGCGATAACCCGGCGTTCCCGGACACCCAAGTGATTTGGATGCAAGGCAACGTCAGCTTCTAG
- a CDS encoding nitrate ABC transporter ATP-binding protein: MHKQSAMSSVPANDAYKPLVELKNVCKSYGEGKDKTSILRDINLDIREGEFIAIVGFSGSGKTTLVSMIAGLIHADSGELLKQGQPITEPGPDRGVVFQNYSLMPWLTVYENVALAVDAIFKDWTPEQRRAHTEKYVKMVNLGRAMDKKPAELSGGMRQRVNVARALAANPDILLLDEPLSALDALTRGNLQDEILQIWEQDKKTVILITNDVDEAIYMADRVIPLNPGPDASFGPSFTVNLERPRDRTALNHNDEFKRLRAEITRYLMNIGMEKAQADAGDKLKLPDVRPNTSNDWKLDTSALKPSARDLGKARYLEFSNLSKIYPTPDGNSTVKVVDGFDLKMKKGEFISIIGHSGCGKSTVLSMTAGLNEISEGGIILDNREISGAGPDRGVVFQAPSLFPWLTAFENVMLGVDKVYPHASQDEREDIVEYYLTRVGLADAMFKKAGDMSNGMRQRVGIARAFALSPKLLLLDEPFGMLDSLTRWELQEVLMEVWERTHVTAIVVTHDVDEAILLADRVVMMTNGPHAKIGKIQEIDLPRPRTRKALLEHPDYYKYRESLLTFLSECDHTH, from the coding sequence ATGCACAAACAATCCGCCATGTCTTCCGTTCCCGCCAACGATGCGTATAAGCCGTTAGTAGAGTTAAAAAATGTCTGTAAATCCTATGGAGAAGGCAAAGACAAAACCTCCATCCTCAGAGACATTAATCTGGATATTCGCGAAGGCGAGTTTATCGCCATTGTCGGTTTTTCCGGCAGCGGCAAAACCACCTTGGTATCGATGATTGCGGGTTTAATCCATGCCGACAGCGGCGAACTATTGAAACAAGGCCAGCCCATCACCGAACCCGGCCCGGATCGCGGCGTGGTGTTTCAAAACTATTCCTTGATGCCCTGGCTAACCGTTTACGAAAACGTGGCGCTGGCGGTAGATGCGATCTTCAAGGACTGGACGCCGGAACAACGCCGCGCGCATACCGAGAAGTACGTCAAAATGGTGAACCTCGGCCGGGCGATGGACAAAAAACCCGCCGAGTTATCAGGCGGCATGCGTCAGCGTGTTAACGTGGCCCGGGCGCTGGCCGCCAACCCGGATATTTTGCTGCTGGACGAACCGCTCAGCGCCCTGGATGCGCTGACCCGCGGCAACTTGCAAGACGAAATTCTGCAAATTTGGGAACAGGATAAAAAGACTGTCATCTTGATTACCAACGACGTCGATGAAGCCATTTACATGGCCGACCGGGTCATTCCACTCAATCCCGGCCCGGATGCCAGCTTTGGCCCGTCCTTTACGGTCAACCTGGAGCGGCCGCGCGACCGCACCGCTTTAAACCATAACGATGAATTCAAACGCCTGCGCGCGGAAATCACCCGCTATTTGATGAATATCGGCATGGAAAAAGCCCAAGCCGACGCTGGCGACAAGCTCAAACTGCCGGATGTCCGCCCCAATACCAGTAACGACTGGAAGCTGGATACCTCGGCGCTGAAACCCAGCGCCCGCGATCTGGGCAAGGCCCGCTATCTGGAATTCTCGAATCTGTCCAAAATCTACCCTACCCCGGACGGCAACAGTACCGTGAAAGTGGTGGACGGCTTCGATCTAAAAATGAAGAAAGGCGAATTCATTTCCATTATCGGCCACTCCGGTTGCGGTAAATCCACGGTTTTGTCGATGACCGCCGGCCTGAACGAAATTTCCGAAGGCGGCATTATTTTGGATAACCGGGAAATCAGCGGCGCAGGTCCGGATCGCGGCGTGGTGTTTCAGGCTCCTAGCCTGTTTCCCTGGCTGACCGCCTTCGAAAACGTGATGCTGGGCGTGGATAAAGTGTACCCACATGCCTCGCAAGACGAACGCGAGGACATCGTCGAATACTACCTGACCCGGGTCGGTCTGGCCGATGCGATGTTTAAAAAAGCCGGGGACATGTCCAACGGCATGCGCCAGCGCGTCGGTATTGCCCGCGCCTTTGCCTTGTCGCCAAAATTACTGCTACTGGACGAACCGTTCGGTATGCTGGATTCGTTGACCCGTTGGGAATTGCAGGAAGTATTGATGGAAGTCTGGGAACGCACCCACGTCACCGCGATCGTCGTGACCCACGACGTCGACGAAGCCATTCTATTGGCTGACAGAGTGGTGATGATGACCAACGGCCCGCACGCCAAAATCGGCAAAATTCAAGAAATCGACCTGCCTCGGCCGCGTACTCGCAAGGCCCTGCTGGAGCATCCGGATTACTACAAGTACCGGGAGAGCTTGCTGACCTTCCTGTCCGAATGCGATCACACCCATTAA
- a CDS encoding ABC transporter permease has product MTNTLIKFFNITGLTWFVPLVKIAAGENPAQQMRQLWLVMGVPIIAFILFLGFWSVTAARINTSLGAIPGPVAVWSEVSGLVTEHYAEKTKMAEFYERQELRNKEKLAEDPKAEIKPRPYTGKPTYLDQIFTSLRTVFAGFIIATLIAVPLGIICGMSPVLNTAFNPLIQIFKPVSPLAWLPIVTLVVSAIYVTDDDSWFAKSFVTSAITVTLCSLWPTLINTAVGVSSIDRDLVNVGKVLRLDWATQIKRIILPSALPYIFTGMRLSLGVGWMVLIAAEMLAQNPGLGKFVWDEFQNGSSNSLSRIMVAVFTIGIIGFILDRVMHSLQNLFSFQKI; this is encoded by the coding sequence ATGACTAATACATTGATCAAATTCTTTAACATCACCGGCCTGACCTGGTTCGTACCCTTAGTCAAAATCGCCGCCGGTGAAAATCCTGCCCAGCAAATGCGCCAGTTATGGTTGGTCATGGGCGTGCCCATCATCGCTTTCATCTTGTTTTTAGGATTTTGGAGCGTCACTGCCGCACGCATCAACACCAGTTTGGGCGCCATTCCCGGCCCGGTCGCAGTCTGGTCGGAAGTCAGCGGTTTGGTGACTGAACACTATGCGGAAAAAACCAAAATGGCCGAGTTTTACGAACGCCAGGAATTGCGGAATAAAGAAAAGTTGGCCGAAGACCCCAAAGCGGAAATCAAGCCCCGCCCCTACACCGGCAAACCGACTTATCTGGACCAAATATTTACCAGCCTGCGCACCGTATTCGCCGGCTTTATCATCGCCACGCTGATTGCCGTGCCTCTAGGTATCATCTGCGGCATGAGTCCGGTGTTGAATACTGCGTTTAACCCGTTGATTCAAATCTTCAAACCGGTATCGCCGCTGGCCTGGTTGCCCATCGTCACCTTGGTGGTGAGCGCCATCTATGTCACTGACGACGATTCCTGGTTCGCCAAATCGTTCGTCACCTCGGCCATCACCGTGACTTTATGCTCTTTATGGCCAACGCTGATCAACACCGCCGTGGGTGTGTCATCGATAGACCGCGACTTGGTCAACGTCGGTAAAGTGTTAAGACTGGATTGGGCCACACAAATCAAACGCATCATTCTGCCTTCGGCTTTACCTTATATCTTTACCGGGATGCGCCTATCCTTGGGCGTGGGTTGGATGGTGTTGATCGCTGCCGAGATGCTGGCGCAAAACCCAGGATTGGGCAAATTCGTCTGGGACGAATTCCAAAACGGCAGTTCCAATTCCTTGAGCAGGATCATGGTGGCGGTCTTTACCATCGGTATTATCGGCTTCATTCTCGACCGGGTAATGCACTCGTTACAAAACCTGTTCTCGTTCCAAAAAATCTGA
- a CDS encoding CmpA/NrtA family ABC transporter substrate-binding protein, translating into MKQNRIFTPKTLAAAFSSVVALGILGFSNHSFAAGKLEKEDLKFGFIKLTDMAPLAVAAEKGFFEEEGLFVQLEAQANWKVVMDRVVNGELDGSHMLAPAPLAASIGFGTKADIVTAFSMGFNGNAITVSNDIWKQMKANVPMEGGKPVHPIKADYLKPVVDKYKAEGKPFNMAMTFPAGSHNLKLRYWLAAGGINPGYYAPPQDISGQISADALLSVTPPPQMPATLESGTIFGYCVGEPWNQQAVFKGIGVPVITDEELWKDTPEKVFGVTSSWAEKYPNTYLAVTKALIRASIWLDAESNKNRKEAIEMLSQKQYVGADVEVLAASMNGTFEYEKGDKRSLPDFNTFFRHGASYPSYSSAVWYLTQLRRWGMIAEQKPDNWYLDTAKKVYRPDIYLAAAKELVAEGKAKAEDFPADTGIKPSQNFFIDKIPFDANKPNDYLAKFPIGLKGKQTVSGGKIVD; encoded by the coding sequence ATGAAACAGAACCGCATTTTCACCCCGAAGACACTTGCCGCCGCTTTCAGCTCGGTGGTTGCGCTGGGCATATTAGGCTTTTCCAACCACAGCTTCGCCGCCGGGAAACTGGAAAAAGAAGATTTGAAGTTCGGTTTTATCAAATTGACCGACATGGCCCCGCTGGCGGTGGCTGCGGAAAAAGGTTTTTTTGAAGAGGAAGGCCTGTTTGTGCAACTGGAAGCACAAGCCAATTGGAAAGTGGTGATGGACCGGGTTGTGAACGGCGAGCTGGACGGTTCGCACATGCTGGCGCCGGCACCGTTAGCGGCCAGCATCGGCTTCGGCACCAAGGCCGACATCGTGACTGCCTTCAGCATGGGCTTCAACGGCAATGCCATCACCGTATCCAACGACATCTGGAAACAAATGAAAGCCAATGTGCCAATGGAGGGCGGCAAACCGGTGCATCCGATTAAGGCGGATTATCTGAAACCGGTAGTGGACAAATATAAAGCCGAAGGCAAGCCATTCAATATGGCGATGACTTTTCCGGCCGGTTCCCACAACCTGAAACTGCGCTATTGGCTGGCGGCTGGCGGCATTAATCCCGGCTACTATGCGCCACCGCAAGACATTTCCGGCCAGATCAGCGCCGATGCTTTGTTGTCGGTCACGCCGCCGCCGCAAATGCCGGCCACGCTGGAGTCCGGCACCATCTTCGGCTATTGCGTCGGCGAGCCGTGGAACCAGCAAGCGGTATTTAAAGGCATCGGTGTACCGGTGATCACCGACGAGGAATTGTGGAAAGACACTCCGGAAAAAGTGTTCGGCGTGACCAGCTCTTGGGCCGAGAAATATCCCAACACCTATCTGGCAGTCACTAAAGCCTTGATCCGCGCTTCGATCTGGCTGGATGCCGAAAGCAACAAAAACCGTAAGGAAGCGATTGAAATGTTGTCGCAAAAACAATATGTGGGCGCCGACGTTGAAGTACTGGCGGCCAGCATGAACGGCACCTTTGAATACGAAAAAGGCGACAAACGCTCCCTGCCCGACTTCAACACCTTCTTTCGCCACGGCGCCAGCTATCCCTCTTACAGCAGTGCGGTTTGGTACCTGACGCAATTACGGCGCTGGGGCATGATCGCCGAGCAAAAACCGGATAACTGGTATCTCGACACCGCGAAAAAAGTTTATCGCCCCGATATATATTTGGCTGCGGCGAAAGAATTGGTGGCCGAGGGTAAAGCCAAAGCGGAAGATTTTCCGGCCGACACCGGCATCAAGCCTTCACAAAACTTTTTCATCGACAAAATTCCGTTCGATGCCAACAAACCTAACGATTATCTAGCCAAATTTCCGATTGGCTTGAAAGGCAAACAAACCGTCTCCGGCGGCAAGATTGTCGACTAA